The Setaria italica strain Yugu1 chromosome IX, Setaria_italica_v2.0, whole genome shotgun sequence genome has a window encoding:
- the LOC101784447 gene encoding protein STRICTOSIDINE SYNTHASE-LIKE 13 codes for MEEKRKLQWRRGRDGIVQCPHLFFAALALALVVADPFRLSPLAGVDYRPVKHELAPYGEVMGSWPRDDASRLRRGRLEFVGEVFGPESIEFDGEGRGPYAGLADGRVVRWMGEEAGWETFAVMNPDWSEKVCANGANSTTRTQHDKEEFCGRPLGLRFHRETGELYVADAYYGLMIIGRSGGVATSLAREAGGDPIRFANDLDVHKNGSVFFTDTSMRYSRKDHLNILLEGEGTGRLLRYDPGTGAVSVVLQGLVFPNGLQISEDHQFLLFSETTNCRIMRYWLEGPRTGELEVFANLPGFPDNVRSNGKGQFWVAIDCCRTPAQEVFAKRPWLRTAYFKFPLTLKMLTRRATTRMHTMLALLDGEGRVVEVLEDRGREVMKLVSEVREVGRKLWIGTVAHNHIATVPYPLDD; via the exons ATGGAAGAGAAGAGGAAGCTGCAgtggcggcgagggcgcgatgGCATCGTGCAGTGCCCGCACCTCTTCTTCGCGGCGCTGGCACTGgcgctcgtcgtcgccgaccCGTTCCGGCTCAGCCCGCTGGCTGGCGTCGACTACCGGCCGGTGAAGCACGAGCTCGCGCCGTACGGGGAGGTCATGGGCAGCTGGCCCAGGGACGACGCCAGCCGGCTGAGGCGGGGCCGGCTGGAGTTCGTCGGCGAGGTGTTCGGGCCGGAGTCCATCGAGTTCGACGGCGAGGGGCGCGGGCCGTACGCTGGCCTCGCCGACGGCCGCGTCGTGCGGTGGATGGGCGAGGAGGCCGGGTGGGAGACTTTCGCCGTCATGAATCCTGACTG GTCAGAGAAAGTTTGCGCCAATGGAGCGAACTCAACGACGAGGACGCAGCACGACAAGGAGGAATTCTGCGGCCGGCCGCTCGGCCTGAGGTTCCACAGGGAGACCGGCGAGCTCTACGTCGCCGACGCGTACTATGGGCTCATGATCATCggccggagcggcggcgtggcgacCTCCCTCGcgagggaggccggcggggacCCGATCCGGTTCGCGAACGACCTCGATGTCCACAAGAACGGCTCCGTGTTCTTCACCGACACGAGCATGAGATACAGCAGAAA GGATCATCTGAACATCCTGCTGGAAGGAGAAGGCACCGGGAGGCTGCTCAGATATGACCCAGGAACAGGTGCCGTCTCTGTCGTTCTCCAGGGGTTGGTCTTCCCAAACGGCCTGCAGATCTCAGAGGACCATCAGTTCCTTCTCTTCTCCGAGACGACAAATTGCAG GATCATGAGGTACTGGCTGGAAGGCCCAAGAACGGGCGAGCTAGAGGTGTTCGCGAACCTGCCGGGTTTCCCCGACAACGTGCGCTCCAACGGCAAGGGCCAGTTCTGGGTGGCGATCGACTGCTGCCGGACGCCGGCGCAGGAGGTGTTCGCCAAGCGGCCTTGGCTCCGGACGGCGTACTTCAAGTTCCCGCTGACGCTAAAGATGCTCACGAGGAGGGCCACCACGAGGATGCACACGATGCTCGCGCTCCTCGACGGCGAGGGCCGCGTCGTGGAGGTGCTCGAGGACCGGGGCCGCGAGGTGATGAAGCTGGTGAGCGAGGTGCGGGAGGTGGGACGCAAGCTCTGGATCGGGACCGTGGCGCACAACCACATCGCCACCGTCCCCTACCCCCTGGACGACTAG
- the LOC101784030 gene encoding glycine-rich selenoprotein isoform X1 produces MKQEVIFFTFEEFNKGVVKDKRTIWRLSIISDFFRAVVNFIRVFFLTMFSVEKTDNYRKGYGSGKKWDGGPGGGGGRGPYGGGGGGGGGFGGGGSRGPRTLSDIRSNDHSSLPACGSCCG; encoded by the exons ATGAAGCAGGAAGTTATTTTCTTCACTTTTGAAGAATTCAACAAAG GTGTTGTGAAAGACAAGCGGACTATATGGCGACTCAGCATAATCTCTGACTTCTTTCGTGCTGTTGTGAACTTCATCAGAGTCTTCTTTCTCACAATGTTCTCA GTGGAAAAAACAGACAACTACAGGAAAGGATATGGCTCTGGTAAGAAATGGGATGGTGGacccggtggtggtggtgggcgcggcccatatggcggtggaggcggcggtggtggaggcttTGGCGGCGGTGGTTCCCGTGGTCCTCGCACGCTGTCTGACATTCGATCCAATGACCACA GTTCTCTCCCTGCTTGTGGATCCTGCTGCGGCTAA
- the LOC101784030 gene encoding glycine-rich selenoprotein isoform X2, whose product MAYVERGVVKDKRTIWRLSIISDFFRAVVNFIRVFFLTMFSVEKTDNYRKGYGSGKKWDGGPGGGGGRGPYGGGGGGGGGFGGGGSRGPRTLSDIRSNDHSSLPACGSCCG is encoded by the exons ATGGCTTACGTCGAGAGAG GTGTTGTGAAAGACAAGCGGACTATATGGCGACTCAGCATAATCTCTGACTTCTTTCGTGCTGTTGTGAACTTCATCAGAGTCTTCTTTCTCACAATGTTCTCA GTGGAAAAAACAGACAACTACAGGAAAGGATATGGCTCTGGTAAGAAATGGGATGGTGGacccggtggtggtggtgggcgcggcccatatggcggtggaggcggcggtggtggaggcttTGGCGGCGGTGGTTCCCGTGGTCCTCGCACGCTGTCTGACATTCGATCCAATGACCACA GTTCTCTCCCTGCTTGTGGATCCTGCTGCGGCTAA